Proteins from one Ricinus communis isolate WT05 ecotype wild-type chromosome 9, ASM1957865v1, whole genome shotgun sequence genomic window:
- the LOC107261599 gene encoding probable WRKY transcription factor 45 isoform X1, giving the protein MSEVSPASSRDPSMENEEENREEEDVDRGGHRLVLPEDGYEWRKYGQKFIKNIGKFRSYFKCQKQNCNAKKRVEWRSSNPDNIRVVYDGVHTHNASSQSANQYNLLTQVLGDQPTSQ; this is encoded by the exons ATGAGTGAAGTCTCTCCAGCAAGCAGCAGAGACCCCTCTAT GGAAAATGAGGAGGaaaatagagaagaagaagatgtgGATCGAGGAGGGCATAGATTAGTGTTACCAGAAGATGGTTATGAATGGAGGAAATATGGCCAAAagttcattaaaaatattggaAAGTTCAG AAGCTATTTTAAGTGTCAGAAGCAAAACTGCAATGCTAAGAAGAGAGTAGAGTGGAGAAGCTCCAATCCTGACAATATCAGGGTAGTGTATGATGGGGTGCACACCCATAATGCCTCCTCCCAATCTGCTAACCAGTACAACTTGTTGACTCAAGTCCTTGGAGATCAACCAACTTCACAATAG